ACGAATTACCCGACTACATGATAATTTGTCTCAGGGAACTCTTTGACACTACAAATGAGATGAGCAATAAAATTTGTGCTAAATATGGATCGGATCCCAGATATTGTATAAAGAAAGTGGTGAGTTGATGAAACTCTTAACTCAAAATTAGTTTTGAAGTGATTTATACTTCAATGAACTAAATTAAGGTGCGAATGTTGTATATGTTAATGCAGTGGGCAGAATATTGCAGCGCATGCCTAGTGCAGGCGAATTGGTTTGCTTCGGGATATATGCCTACCACTGAAGAGTACATGAAGAATGAAATAGTCACTACTGGATCCTATGTCGCTCATATACACATCCTCTTTCTCCTAGGTGAAGTATTAAAGGGCCCGAATTTCTTCAGCAGCCATCCAGAAATTTCATCTTTAGCTGCTACAGTTCTTCGTCTTTGGGATGATCTAGGGAGCTCTAAGGTATATATTTGCTGAAATCATCAAAATGGCATTTTAAATTATTGGAACAGTCCGTTTATTGCAAGAGTCAAGAGACATAAGTTCATATAGAATTAGAAATCCGAGTATCCAACCCTTTATCCTGCTTATTGCAGGAGTCTAACCTTCACCCCCTCCTCTAACTTTCCTTCATTATATCGTATAAAAAAGAGTTCTTGAATTCATGCCAAAATTCTCTTAATACAAAAAAAACAAtgaaataatcgactaaccttaaTCAGCAGAAAGTTTGGGCAGCATGATAAGTTGATAAAACAATTATGTTAAACTTGGCTGATAATGCAACTCATGAATTGCTTAAATTCTGCAGGATGAGCATCAGACACATGACGGGTCAGTCGTAGATTGCTACATGAATGAACATGAAGGAAGCTCACTTGAAAGTGCCCGACAATATGTTCTAGAGATGATTCCAGATGCATGGAGTCGCCTTAATGAGACCCTCGTGTCCCCTTCTCCATTTTCTGCTGATTACAAAGCAGCTATCACTAATTTTGCAAGGATAGTTCCAATCATGTATAAGTATGACGAAAAACATCATCTTCTAGACCTAGAGAGGCTCATGCAGCCATTAGTCAGTGCAAATAAGTAAGCGATTCAAGAATGTACACCACTGCCAGCACAGAGACGTCATTTTACATTTGTAGTAGGTACTAACTCAACAGATAAAGCCTCTAGTTAGTGGTGAGAAATGATGATCCCAACGAAGTACATTCAATAATAGAAAACATTTACATTAAGTGGTTGCTGCCCAATGTTACCGAAAAAGGGGAAGTTTTTGCAAGGATAGTTCCAATCATGTCTAAGAACTTTGTTTTTTGTTATACCACCTCCACCACCAGcaccacaaccacaacaacaacagcagcagcaacaacaacattactgCAGTGGCTCAAGGACTTGCGCAAATAGCAGGGAAAGGGGGTTGGCTGTACACAAGTACACAACCTATATGATTATCGATCTATCTATCTTTCTATGTATACAATACATCTAAACAAAATGTTAGCATACCTTACCTTCCTAGCCTCTCAGAGTCTCAGGCACAATTTTCTCAGTACTGTAGCGGTCAATATGTCAGCATGTGAAACGCCTAAGCAATGTCAGCTGGTTCTTCATTCAAATAATGCTGCTCATAACCTGTTGGTATTAAAGACATCACCCGACAAGTCGCAAGACTCAAATATAAGAAAACTAATCTGAGAGCTTACATCAAAATCAATCCTTCTCCCAGAAAAACTAAAAATCAGTTAGAATAATTAATAAGATGCGTTTAAAAGTTGATATTTTGCGACAATACTTCTTTTGCCTTATCTATTCCACTTATTTGCCAGGACTTCATCGACTAACAACAATAGAGGCGATTAAATAGTAGCAGTACAAAAGAGGGAAATTTTTGTACATAAAAATTCTATACTTGTATTCAACAAAACGAAGTCAAAAAAGCTGAGCTCGGTAATTAGTGCTGAGAGTACAGAAAAAGAAAGAGCATCATTATCAGAAAAAGGCTCCATTCAACAATCAAAGAGCCATTAACCAACTTGTTTTGAAGCACATAATGTCTAACACATACGATAACACTGCCAAAACCTAACATAATTTTTCGAAGGGACCCAAAATCAACCCCGCAAGAGCCAGTTAAACGAACTGTTACTTATACAGTGCTTATCATGTGATGGAACTTGGAAGGGCCCTTGATGTCTTGGCCTCATAATTAAGGTAACATAATTCACCGTATGAAAATTTTGGATATTAGACCGTCACCATCCGAGACTCTTTCCAGTGTCACAGCCATAATTCGATGTTTGGCCAATAAAATGTAGATTCAAAGAGAACATAGAAATCTTCGTCCTTGGCTAATAAAATTTACAAAGTTTGACAGTATAATTTTTCACTAAACTATTCCCGACTTCATGCTGAACCCTACCAAGACTTACAGGCTACAGCCTCAAACTTCTTGCACAAATTTGAAAGAATCAGTAAATTTCTTTCATGATTTCTATAGGTATTATACTATAAGCAAGGGGATAAGAATTAAAGGAATTGCAATATATGGATGGATGTAGAACATGTCCACACAATGATCTAGCTCAGATGCAAGGATAGTAAACTTTCATATGATGACTTGAAAGATGACGACAAAATCAAATCACTAAACATAGATCCTAAACCAAATCCGTTTTCCCACGAAACCTAAAATCAGGCGGAAAATTTACGAAATCACAACTTGAAAGCAACGGTAGATATTGTTATCTGACTTTTTAGCGTTAAAGTTTCAAAACTAAAGTTAAATACATTGAAAACTATAAGAAAAATAACATGATActaaaaatatttaaataaataaataaataattactcccaATATTCTAGAAAATTACAATTTCAACtaaaaaaataatttataaatacTAAAAATTAAGTCAAAGTATCCCCTTGACAACCGTGAAAAGTCAAGTAGGAAGTTCTTAGTGAAATAGAGTATATAGATTTTAGACATTTTTTTACTCTTATGTCTTTAATATATCCAATTTCACTCGAAAACTTCAAGAATTTCTTAGTTTGGATTAATTTTCTGTTTAGAGGATATGGCCTCGTATATGAGTCAGGGAGAGTAAGATAAGTCATGGAGACTGTACTAGACACTATGTCTATGATATATTGATATGTACCAATGTCTAATGCCGTAACTAAGTCTAAATAAAGTGCTTATACACCAACAACATTACTCAAGTGTTTCAACTCTCAACGGCTCCCGTAATTTACGACGTATGTAAAATTGCTTATAAATAGGCATATCCCTTAGCCTTGtctcaaacaaaataacaaaccGTTAAATCTCTACAAAACAAACATGGCTATAATCTCCACCATAAAATTCATAAACTCTCCAAAAACAGAGCTACTTAGGATAAACCAAAAATGGAAAACTAGTTTAATGACACCAAAAACTGCAACTATATATCCTATTAACAGGAAGCATATCAGTCTGAAGAACATTAGCAACAAAACATTTCCGCTTCGAGCCGCATTAAAAGACAACTCTATCTCTAATGGAAACTCCATTACAGTTAAGTTCAATTCAACTAAGTCAACTAGTATAGGTTGTACACGCTCGTATGTATATTAAGTTTATAGTTCTTTTGAGCAGGATTATCAGCTTCAGGAAGGGGTGCAGAAAATCAAGCAGATTATGGCACGGAAATTAAAGGAATGTTGTAATGCAGAAGAGCTGGTGATAGTTGATGCTATCCAACGGTTAGGTCTTGAATACTACTTTCGATACGAGATTCGTGATGCACTAAGAAAATACTATGGAAGATTTATTACAATGGAAGGAGGCCGTGATCTTCATGACACCGCCCTTTGCTTTCGCTTGTTGAGACAACAAGGATACAATGTGTCTTCAGGTTTGTTGCCTATGTTATTTTGACGGTTCATTTCAGTACAGTGTCGTGTATTGCGTGTTGCGTGTCTGACACTTAGACGTTCAGACACGATGTGGTGTTTCTGCTCGACATCTTAGACCAGAAATTTAAACTTGCATTTAACGCTTGACACAGTGCCACATTCCAAAAAAAACAGCCATGTCTCGCACTTGACATCATGTCGCATCTAACACTTACATCAGAATCCGAATAACTAGTATGCAGCATGACAAAAATGCTAGAATGAAGTATGCATGATGAATATTGTTGTTAATCAGCTTTGGTGTCAAAACCGTTTCTCTGAAACAGACACATTCAGCAAATTCATGGACAGGGATGGAAAGCTCAAACAAGAATTTGAAAAGGACATTAAAGGGCTAATGAATTTGTTTGAAGCCTCTCACCTGAAAGTTCCAGGGGACCATATACTTGATTACGCCGGTGATTTTAGTCAAAATCTCCTAAGAAACTTCGAGAATCTTGAACCGCCTGACGCCTCCGTCATTCAAAACACACTTAGCCTTCCATATCACAAAAGTCTACCAAGATTTATGGCCATTGACTTCCTTCAGAATTTTGAACTCTCGATGAACTTGCTTCATGATTGCGGAGGTGACTGCCAATGGATGGAGGAGGTCAGCAATCTTGCACGTATACATATCACCAAAGATCAAATAACCATCAAACACGAAATAGACGAAATTTGCAGGtaccttttttttttgcttttcaaAGGTTACTCGTACTCATGTACAGCGGTTTCACATAAACATTAGAACAGAAATGCATGTTATTTACCCAAAAACCGTACAAGTGCAGTTACAAAGTACAAAATAGAAATTTGCAAGGAGTATTTGGGATAAATAACATGCCCTTATTGTGTAAAACAATCTTACAAGAAACTTTAAGGGATTCCCGCCATTCCCCCTGCATATATTTAAATCTTGTTGTTATGCTAATTAGATGGTGGGAAGAACTTCAATTACCCGAGGAGCTGAAGCTTGCAAGAAGTGAACCAGTCAAATGGCATATGTGGTCTGTGGCGTGTCTACCAGGTCCATACATGGCAGAGCTAAGGATAGAACTAACAAAAGCAATATCATTCATTTATATCATAGATGATATCTTTGATATCTATGGAACACTTGAGGAGCTTACTCTTTTCACAAAAACTGTCAATAGATGGGAGATCGCTAGCTTCGACGAATTACCCGACTACATGATAATTTGTCTCAGGGAACTCTTTGACACAACAAATGAGATAAGCCATAAAATCTATGCTAAACATGGATCAGATCCAAAATATTATTTAACGAAAGTGGTGAGTTCGTGAAAATCTAAACTTAAAATTAATTGTAAACTGGTTTGTACTTTAATGCATCATTAAATGTGTGAATATTGTACATGTTCATGCAGTGGGCAGAATATTGCAGCGCATGCCTAGTGCAGGCGAATTGGTTTGCCTCAGGATATATGCCTACCACTGAAGAGTATATGAAGAATGAAACAGCCACTACCGGATCTTATGTCGTTCATATACATATCTTCTTTCTCTTAGGTGAAGTATTAAAGGACTCGAATTTCTTGAGCAGCCATCCAAACATTTCAACTTTAGCTGCTACAATTCTTCGTCTTTGGGATGATCTAGGGAGCTCTAAGGTATATATCTGCTCCAAGTCACGATGACATGCTAAAGTAAAGAAACTATCTCAGTTTTATTGCAATAGTTTGTGCAACATGATAAGTTGATAAAAGAATTAACTATGTTAAAGTTAGCAGATAATGCATCTCATGAATTGCTTCAAATTGCAGGATGAGCATCAGATACATGACGGATCAGTCATAGATAGCTACATGAATGAACATGAAGGAAGCTCACCTGAAAGTGCCCGACAATATGTCCTAGCAATGATTCCAGAGGCATGGAATCGCCTCAACGAGACCCTCATGTCCCCTTCTCCATTTTCAGCTGATTACAAAGCAGCTATCACTAATTTTGCAAGGATAGTTCCAATCATGTATAAGTATGACGAAAAACATCGTCTTCTAGACCTAGAGAAGCTCATGCAGCTATTAGTCAGTGCAAATAAGTAAGCGATTCAAGGATGTGCAACACTGCCAGCACAGAGACATCATTTTAGATTTGTAGTAGGTACTAACTCAACAGATGGAGTCTCGAGTTAGTGGTGAGAAATGATTATCTCAACTAAATCCATTGAATAACAGAAAACATTTACAGTAAGTGATCGCACCCAATATTACAGAaaaataaaaaagggaagtttttgCAAGGACTACTAACAATACCCTACAAATCTACGAACCTTGTGTATTTGTCATACCAAtgcaacaacaagaacaacattaCCCAGTCATAGAAAGTGGTTGCACAAGACATATTATTTAACTAACTCAACAAACTGGAAAAGAGAAGCTAATATGCGCATCAATTTTGCCCTAAAACCATCGAAAAAGCGCTGAACAAGCTATCGCCAATCATCACCAGTTAAACGATCTTTACATGTTAGATTGTTAGTCTATTAGGTTCGATTATATCAGACCAGAAACATGCGATATCAAAAATGTACATGGATATAGAATAATAGATGATGAACAGCACGAAACTTGTAACATCAGGAAAAAGAGACATGAAAATTCTAAGACGATGTTTTTTTACTCGTGAAACAACTAAATATAGAGCATATCCACACAGTAAAAATTATCAGGTCAGTTAATTAAGATAAGCAAGAGTAACCAATGAACCTGCCATACAATGGAAAGTTGTAAGACGGTCTTCAACATCCCGCCGAAATTTTTACTCCAAAGCAATGAAGAAAACCGTGATCAGTATCTCCTAGCTAACTCTCTCGATTTTACAGGTCATGTCCATCGATTTCCCTTATGTCGGGATGGGTCCCTCATCCTTCCGACATTTCTAGTTCATAAACCCCACTAGCTTCATAAAATTCACCTCCGAACCAAAAAGCGCACTCAACGATATAACATCCTTCTCAGAAATTCATTCAGGCATTTCATCGAACACTTTGCGTGCATGATCAAACATTGAATGTTCCAATACATATCTATagttcaaaccctaaacccttccatGGATTGATTATATATCCCGGAATGCATTGCGATCTTCAACTACGACTTTTATCGCATCGACCGATTTCCGGGTTTCACTAGGTTAAGGAGACAAGTAGAGACGTTGGACAATTTCTTTGTGTAGTTTAATTGTTGGTTAATTAACGATTTTTCCCGCTTTTGGATACTTATTTATATACTGGGCTTTAAATGATGGGCCCACTTTAAACTTTCAATATAACCCGGAATTTGTATTGATAAAAACTCTCCTTTGCAAATcattatatatactccctcctattctctattttcttccctatttcctaaaacggattattcaggttttcttcccctttccttttttggaaactttttaatcttattttattcattcctctctcctatcaccaaaccccacccaactcacaattctttatttaattcctaattattcatttctctctcctatcaccaaaccccacccaactcacaattccttattttattcattcttctctcctatcatcaaaccccacccaactcacaattcatattttattatcctccttaatatttgtgccccaaccaaagaggaagaaaaagaagaataggagggagtataaaagaaGAATGATAAAAAGCTGAGGTGGCACAACCTCCTTTGAGAATTATGGCAATGAAGCCCTCATATTCAACCTCACAAAATCAATTTTGTTGGAACCAATCACGATTTTGCAATATGGCCACATcagcacacaaaaaaaaaaaaaaaaaaaaaaaaaaaaaaaaaaaagaggtccaATTAATTCTGACGTTACATTAAGTTTAGAGATTTCCAATAGAAGAATGATTTATTGCTCTGTTTCATACTCCAATGATCATAATACATAGGAAAGAGCTCTTCAATTTCCAAAGTTTTGGCTCAATCAAAATTGCTCGAAAATATCAACGGCCACAACTACTTTTAAATCTAGAGTTTTTATACTACTAAGATTTATATACACACATGACACATACATTGAAGGCATTTAAATCCATATCAAATTCTCATCTTCTACAATGGCCATTGTACCAACATCACCATTACGTTGGAATGGGTCTTACAGTTTTCTACTATTATGTGACTTAATCGAATCTTATTTACCACATTGATGTTATACCATCAATATTATCACACTCTTGGAAATACACAACCAACACAACTATCATCAATTCATCTCATCTTCTCCCATGGCTGTTGCACCGATCCTCACCATTATCCAACTCAGTGTCGGAGTTAGACTTACTCAGATGAATGTCAGGGTGGTACACAAATGGACAAGACCTGAATTCAAAGATAAGACGAAGAATGAAGCAATTGAACTTCTACTCCTTGATGCTCAAGTATGTCAAATATTTCTTTTGCATTATAGTATTGCTGTCGGaaatatttattgattattgattTAGAAGTCTCAGTATATTATCGTATAGTTATAATAGTCTTATCGTATAGTTATACTAATTTTAAACCTGAATTTTGGTAACATGGTTAGTATGTTGTTTGATATAAACTCTGCCAAAGTCGTAATATAAAGATGTTTCCAAAGAGTAGTGCTTGGAGAAGTGAAGTACATGATAAATGAATTAACTTACCGGGCTTATTTTTCATGATATACCACAATAGTTCATCCGATCATGATTTGTCATGTATCCCTCTGCCACACAAAAAGACTCCATATCAATAATAAGATGTTATTTTTAACTATTCTTAGAATATTTCcatcttttttaaaaaaaataaaaattgcaaCTTCTAATCAATATTATTTATATTCTCCATTTATCTCAGAGTGAAATCATCCAAGCTACTATTAGGAAACAACTTATTTCCCATTTTGGTCCTAAACTATTTGTTGGGGAGGTATACACCATTCGTAACTTAACCATCGACAACAACACTGGACTTGACAAGGCTACCTCGAATCCATGTCGCTTAAAGTTTGAATTCTCATCCAGAGTTCATGCTACAAATGTTACATCTATTCCTACTCATGGCTATCGTTTTGCGAATTTCAAGGACATTATCGATGGCAGAGTTCCGACAACTCATTATATAGGTACAATTCTGTCCACTTTTTAATGTTTGGTTAACACTTATTTGTTAACTAACTATTGCTTTGTACGCTTATCACATGGCAGATGTTGTCGGAAAACTTTATGAAATTTGCCCAATCAACGAAACTCCGAACAGA
This sequence is a window from Silene latifolia isolate original U9 population chromosome 8, ASM4854445v1, whole genome shotgun sequence. Protein-coding genes within it:
- the LOC141597516 gene encoding (3S,6E)-nerolidol synthase 1-like, whose translation is MAIISTIKFINSPKTELLRINQKWKTSLMTPKTATIYPINRKHISLKNISNKTFPLRAALKDNSISNGNSITDYQLQEGVQKIKQIMARKLKECCNAEELVIVDAIQRLGLEYYFRYEIRDALRKYYGRFITMEGGRDLHDTALCFRLLRQQGYNVSSDTFSKFMDRDGKLKQEFEKDIKGLMNLFEASHLKVPGDHILDYAGDFSQNLLRNFENLEPPDASVIQNTLSLPYHKSLPRFMAIDFLQNFELSMNLLHDCGGDCQWMEEVSNLAPLEQKCMLFTQKPYKCSYKVQNRNLQGVFGINNMPLLCKTILQETLRDSRHSPCIYLNLVVMLIRWWEELQLPEELKLARSEPVKWHMWSVACLPGPYMAELRIELTKAISFIYIIDDIFDIYGTLEELTLFTKTVNRWEIASFDELPDYMIICLRELFDTTNEISHKIYAKHGSDPKYYLTKVWAEYCSACLVQANWFASGYMPTTEEYMKNETATTGSYVVHIHIFFLLGEVLKDSNFLSSHPNISTLAATILRLWDDLGSSKDEHQIHDGSVIDSYMNEHEGSSPESARQYVLAMIPEAWNRLNETLMSPSPFSADYKAAITNFARIVPIMYKYDEKHRLLDLEKLMQLLVSANK